One Bacteroidota bacterium genomic window carries:
- a CDS encoding SUMF1/EgtB/PvdO family nonheme iron enzyme codes for MADIFISYQREDRKVAEALASSLELLGYTTWWDTRLGAGESFSEVIEENLHAAKCVVVLWSRASVKSRWVRDEATEGLERGILAPVKIEEVKPPMGFRSIHTASLIGWGHGAQETAFVELTADIKRFVKPSVVESKVSRTKAKKEAVPAPAFTNSIGMEFVRIEPGTFMMGSNEYDSEKPVHQVTISKGFYLGKYPITQEEWQAVMGENPSNFKGKRHPVESISWTDAQEFIKRLNERESCHGCHRLPTEAEWEYACRAGTTTAYRFGDREEQLGAYAWYWENSGKKTHPVGQKQPNPWGLYDMHGNVWEWVEDWYGPYSSGAQTDPKGLNSGSGRVVRGGGWYDDAGNARSAFRDYWWPDARNLYVGFRVLRTIP; via the coding sequence ATGGCTGATATCTTCATCTCCTACCAGCGCGAGGACAGAAAAGTAGCAGAAGCGCTCGCTAGTTCCCTTGAACTACTCGGGTATACTACGTGGTGGGATACGCGTCTTGGCGCAGGAGAAAGCTTCAGTGAAGTGATCGAAGAGAATTTACATGCGGCAAAGTGTGTAGTTGTGCTGTGGTCGCGTGCGTCTGTAAAAAGCCGCTGGGTGAGGGATGAAGCGACAGAAGGACTGGAAAGAGGCATCTTAGCGCCGGTAAAGATCGAAGAAGTAAAGCCTCCGATGGGTTTTCGAAGCATCCATACAGCTAGCCTGATTGGATGGGGGCATGGCGCGCAAGAAACTGCGTTTGTCGAACTGACCGCGGACATAAAACGGTTTGTAAAGCCATCGGTAGTGGAGAGCAAAGTTTCGCGAACAAAAGCAAAGAAAGAAGCTGTCCCAGCTCCCGCTTTTACCAATAGTATTGGGATGGAGTTCGTGCGGATTGAGCCGGGCACGTTCATGATGGGCTCAAATGAATACGATAGTGAGAAACCTGTTCATCAGGTTACGATATCGAAAGGATTCTATCTTGGAAAGTATCCCATAACGCAGGAAGAATGGCAGGCTGTGATGGGAGAAAACCCGAGCAACTTCAAAGGGAAGAGACACCCCGTCGAATCTATTTCCTGGACAGATGCGCAGGAATTTATCAAACGCCTCAACGAGCGGGAGAGTTGTCATGGATGCCACCGGTTGCCGACGGAAGCAGAATGGGAATACGCCTGTCGTGCAGGAACTACGACAGCGTACCGTTTTGGAGATAGAGAAGAGCAGTTAGGAGCTTATGCATGGTATTGGGAGAATTCGGGAAAGAAAACGCACCCGGTCGGTCAGAAACAACCCAATCCGTGGGGCCTCTACGACATGCACGGCAACGTATGGGAGTGGGTAGAGGATTGGTATGGACCTTATTCCAGCGGAGCGCAGACCGATCCTAAAGGTCTGAACTCGGGCTCGGGCCGGGTGGTTCGCGGCGGTGGCTGGTACGACGACGCCGGGAACGCTCGCTCGGCGTTTCGCGATTACTGGTGGCCTGACGCCCGCAATCTCTACGTCGGTTTTCGTGTATTGAGGACTATCCCTTGA
- a CDS encoding reverse transcriptase/maturase family protein has translation MKRLGFLFEDIVSLENLLLAAKKAFRGKKDRTRVSAFYFHLENELMDLHEELTSGTYHPLPYRMFIIHEPKRRQICAADFRDRVVHHAICNVLDPMFERCMIHDTYACRPNKGTHAATAQAQKFARRFNYYLKCDIVKYFHSIDHDVLKTMLASKIKDARLLRLLHTIIDHPLPGGRAGKGLPIGNLTSQYFANFYMGRLDHFLKDRLGVKGYIRYMDDFLLFADDKSALRDHLSSIWSFLSERLRLELKEKAVIVAPVSQGIPFLGFRVFPGLIRLEARKWTRFRRKVRDLESDFLEGYIEKEELSSRVSCMIGHVLHADTMEARKAFFAGSLHLS, from the coding sequence ATGAAACGGCTGGGCTTTCTGTTCGAAGATATCGTATCGCTGGAAAACCTGTTGCTCGCAGCGAAAAAGGCATTTCGTGGCAAGAAGGACCGGACGCGTGTGTCGGCGTTCTACTTCCACCTGGAAAACGAACTTATGGATCTGCACGAAGAACTCACTTCTGGCACCTACCATCCTTTGCCTTACCGGATGTTCATCATCCACGAGCCCAAGCGCCGGCAGATCTGCGCCGCCGATTTCAGGGACCGCGTCGTGCACCACGCTATTTGTAACGTACTCGATCCGATGTTCGAGCGGTGCATGATCCACGACACGTACGCCTGCCGGCCTAACAAAGGCACGCACGCGGCCACAGCACAGGCACAAAAGTTTGCACGTCGATTCAACTACTATTTGAAGTGCGACATCGTCAAGTATTTCCACAGCATCGACCACGATGTTCTCAAAACGATGCTCGCCTCAAAAATTAAGGACGCCCGGCTTTTGCGGTTGCTCCACACGATCATCGATCACCCGCTGCCCGGCGGTAGAGCCGGCAAGGGGCTACCCATCGGCAACCTGACCAGCCAGTACTTCGCCAACTTCTACATGGGCCGGCTGGATCACTTTCTCAAAGATCGCCTCGGCGTAAAAGGATATATCCGCTACATGGACGATTTTCTGTTATTCGCCGATGACAAGTCTGCGTTACGCGATCATCTTTCGTCAATCTGGAGCTTTCTCAGCGAAAGATTACGCCTCGAACTCAAAGAGAAGGCAGTGATTGTGGCGCCCGTTTCACAAGGCATCCCGTTTTTGGGCTTCCGCGTCTTTCCGGGTCTTATCCGGCTGGAGGCCAGGAAGTGGACGCGCTTTCGCCGCAAGGTCCGAGACCTGGAAAGCGATTTTCTTGAAGGCTACATAGAAAAGGAAGAACTATCCAGCCGCGTATCGTGCATGATCGGCCACGTGTTGCACGCCGATACGATGGAGGCACGAAAGGCCTTCTTTGCCGGATCATTGCATCTCAGCTGA
- a CDS encoding Gfo/Idh/MocA family oxidoreductase: protein MQHAQIACCSPESVPILMRVAGINFDHFHMGDLLREVFEHPSAEIVGISDLQAERMQSAKENFGLSDEQVFTDYKACLEQTQPDLVILCPAASEHAEWTEKVAPYDVHILMEKPFAATLEEADRMIEAMAGTGKQLAINWPLRWYPSHITAKRLVSEGRIGKLQEVHFYDGNRGPLYHGADKIEMEPTTETKAGSWFYKKSRGGGSMLDYLGYGTTLGTWYHAGETPVEVTAMWNETAGLEVDEHSITICRYASGLSKFETRWGTFTDPWTMQPQPKCGFVLKGSAGTISSYDYEPTIRVQDREYPAGVDIPVDKILFPHNAAIPYFIDCIENNRPLDGPLSPEIARIGQQIVDTAYRSAQEKRTLPLAG from the coding sequence ATGCAGCATGCACAAATTGCCTGCTGTTCACCAGAATCAGTCCCAATTCTTATGCGCGTAGCCGGCATTAACTTCGACCATTTTCATATGGGAGACCTCCTTCGGGAAGTTTTTGAACACCCGAGCGCCGAAATTGTCGGTATTTCCGACCTGCAGGCGGAGCGCATGCAAAGCGCAAAAGAAAACTTCGGTTTGTCAGACGAGCAGGTATTTACCGACTACAAAGCCTGTCTGGAGCAAACGCAGCCAGATCTTGTGATCCTTTGTCCCGCTGCATCAGAGCATGCGGAGTGGACGGAAAAGGTGGCGCCATACGACGTGCACATCCTGATGGAAAAACCGTTCGCTGCGACACTGGAAGAAGCGGACCGGATGATTGAAGCGATGGCCGGCACTGGCAAACAATTGGCGATCAATTGGCCGTTGCGCTGGTATCCTTCACACATCACCGCCAAGCGGTTGGTATCGGAAGGACGGATTGGCAAGCTGCAGGAGGTCCATTTTTACGACGGCAACCGCGGGCCGCTGTACCATGGCGCGGATAAAATTGAGATGGAGCCCACCACTGAAACGAAAGCTGGCAGCTGGTTCTACAAAAAGTCGCGCGGTGGCGGGTCGATGCTCGACTACCTGGGATACGGTACAACCCTCGGCACCTGGTACCACGCCGGCGAAACCCCGGTGGAAGTGACTGCAATGTGGAATGAAACAGCGGGCCTGGAGGTCGATGAGCACAGCATCACCATCTGCCGGTATGCAAGTGGCCTCTCCAAATTTGAAACCCGCTGGGGCACTTTTACCGATCCGTGGACGATGCAGCCGCAGCCCAAATGTGGCTTTGTGCTCAAAGGTAGCGCCGGGACCATCAGCAGCTATGATTACGAGCCAACGATCCGCGTGCAGGACAGGGAGTATCCGGCCGGCGTAGATATCCCGGTAGATAAAATCCTCTTCCCGCATAACGCCGCCATCCCGTACTTCATCGACTGCATCGAAAACAATCGCCCCTTGGATGGCCCGCTGTCGCCAGAAATTGCACGCATCGGTCAGCAGATTGTAGATACCGCGTATCGGAGCGCGCAGGAAAAACGCACGCTGCCTTTGGCTGGCTGA
- a CDS encoding SUMF1/EgtB/PvdO family nonheme iron enzyme: MPDHCISAEVSSSRALPETGSNRVIRGGSWNNNARNARSANRNNWRPDNRNNNVGFRVLSTWYCQRTPFTGCVRVHKDHVQGSVLCRLRPAK, encoded by the coding sequence TTGCCGGATCATTGCATCTCAGCTGAGGTTTCCTCAAGCAGGGCACTCCCCGAAACAGGCTCGAACCGGGTGATTCGCGGCGGTAGCTGGAACAACAACGCCAGGAACGCTCGCTCGGCGAATCGCAATAACTGGAGGCCTGACAACCGCAATAACAACGTCGGTTTTCGTGTATTGAGCACATGGTATTGCCAGAGGACGCCGTTCACGGGTTGCGTTCGCGTGCACAAGGACCATGTCCAGGGGAGCGTCCTGTGCCGGCTCAGGCCAGCCAAATAA
- the avd gene encoding diversity-generating retroelement protein Avd, which produces MKKPATAMDEDLPVFVHWMGFLDWLLDATEKFPKHVRFTISTRIENLALDIVENLVEARYAREKSAILQRANLRLEKIRVLLRISHDRQYLSRKGYLHAMKAVKETGRMLGGWIKQQETR; this is translated from the coding sequence ATGAAGAAACCAGCAACGGCTATGGATGAAGACCTCCCCGTATTCGTACACTGGATGGGGTTTCTGGACTGGCTGCTCGATGCCACGGAGAAATTCCCCAAACACGTGCGTTTTACAATATCAACGCGCATCGAGAACCTGGCGCTCGACATCGTGGAAAACCTGGTCGAGGCGCGCTACGCGAGAGAGAAAAGCGCCATCCTGCAGCGTGCCAACCTGCGTCTGGAGAAGATCCGCGTACTCCTGCGGATCAGCCACGACCGCCAATACCTGTCCCGCAAAGGATACCTTCACGCCATGAAAGCGGTCAAAGAAACGGGTCGCATGCTGGGCGGGTGGATAAAGCAACAGGAAACACGATGA
- a CDS encoding SUMF1/EgtB/PvdO family nonheme iron enzyme, giving the protein MADIFISYKREDRVWAEALSRGLERQGWTTWWDTRLAAGESFDKVIETQLDAAKCVIVLWSKESVESKWVIAEAAEGLEREIIVPVFIEEARPPLVFRRIHTARLIGWKKSAEEAIFVRLIADVSRILGPSPKEQEAEKAREAEKRQTRERVKSEKAEQVRKQTLEEASRKQETEREAKRLPPEQGERKKESKPVTKPPTRFVQEPVRTGKQSGTEARPVMPNHQPLPRAALWAGGVLGLVLILYFVQQGFKPAPATLPTDSGQSGDNEITRQGIEFVLIEEGSFQMGSDSGDSDEKPIHEVRISSPFYLGKYEVTQAQWYAVMGNNESGFRGTDRPVERVSWNDVQDFIQQLNDRENCDNCYRLPTEAEWEYAARAGTTTAYSFGDNDAELGNYAWYTGNSNGETHPVGKKQPNRWGLYDMHGNVWEWVHDWYDSEYYNRSPSVDPVNEESGSYRVIRGGSWFNGAGYARSALRGHWRPVYRLYDVGFRVLRTIP; this is encoded by the coding sequence ATGGCCGACATCTTCATTTCATACAAGCGTGAAGACCGGGTATGGGCAGAGGCGCTATCCAGGGGTTTGGAGCGTCAAGGTTGGACGACGTGGTGGGATACGCGTCTGGCTGCGGGTGAAAGCTTCGACAAGGTGATCGAGACGCAACTGGATGCGGCGAAATGCGTGATTGTACTCTGGTCGAAGGAGTCTGTAGAAAGCAAATGGGTGATTGCTGAGGCGGCAGAAGGCCTGGAGCGCGAGATCATCGTGCCGGTATTCATAGAGGAAGCGCGTCCCCCACTGGTATTCCGAAGAATTCATACGGCACGTTTGATAGGCTGGAAGAAAAGCGCAGAGGAAGCGATTTTCGTGCGTCTGATAGCAGATGTGAGCCGTATTTTGGGACCGTCGCCAAAGGAGCAAGAAGCTGAGAAAGCACGCGAGGCGGAAAAACGGCAGACGCGTGAGCGCGTGAAATCCGAGAAGGCTGAACAGGTGCGAAAGCAAACGCTCGAAGAAGCAAGCCGTAAACAGGAAACGGAACGTGAGGCTAAACGTCTGCCTCCGGAACAAGGTGAGCGAAAAAAGGAAAGCAAGCCCGTCACGAAGCCTCCTACCAGATTTGTTCAGGAGCCAGTCAGGACTGGTAAACAGTCCGGGACTGAAGCGAGGCCGGTCATGCCGAACCATCAACCATTGCCGCGTGCTGCCTTGTGGGCTGGCGGTGTTCTAGGGCTTGTCCTCATCCTCTATTTCGTTCAGCAGGGGTTTAAGCCTGCCCCGGCCACGCTTCCGACCGATTCGGGGCAATCAGGTGACAATGAAATAACGCGGCAGGGCATCGAGTTTGTTCTGATTGAAGAAGGATCGTTTCAGATGGGGTCGGATAGTGGAGATTCAGACGAAAAGCCAATCCATGAAGTACGCATTAGCAGCCCGTTCTATCTGGGGAAATATGAAGTAACGCAAGCCCAGTGGTATGCGGTAATGGGTAACAATGAAAGCGGATTCAGAGGTACAGACCGTCCAGTCGAACGTGTATCCTGGAACGATGTGCAGGATTTTATCCAGCAGTTGAACGACCGGGAGAACTGCGACAACTGTTACCGACTGCCCACGGAGGCAGAATGGGAGTACGCGGCCCGGGCTGGCACGACTACGGCCTATTCATTCGGCGATAATGACGCAGAGCTGGGCAATTATGCGTGGTATACAGGAAACAGCAATGGAGAGACGCACCCGGTAGGCAAGAAGCAACCGAATCGGTGGGGATTATATGATATGCATGGAAACGTATGGGAGTGGGTTCATGACTGGTATGATTCTGAATACTATAACCGAAGTCCCTCAGTCGATCCGGTAAATGAAGAATCAGGCTCGTACCGGGTGATTCGCGGCGGTAGCTGGTTCAACGGCGCCGGGTACGCTCGCTCGGCGCTTCGCGGTCACTGGAGGCCTGTCTACCGCCTTTACGACGTCGGTTTTCGTGTATTGAGGACTATCCCTTGA
- a CDS encoding fasciclin domain-containing protein, which translates to MLKNISLFALIMVIAVGCADPISVTESEAPAVQSERGRFMPPDGARFPDQTIAAFVVDQVDQTGEFSVLLEAVSRAGLVDALTTNKPLTVFAPTNDAFIKLLGDLGVGSLDELIDVIGIDGLTDVLLYHIVSGRATAEVVLGSSSLTTLQGGSLVPGLGDGGAFLTDENGRTSNILAVNFLPRNGVVHVIDTVVLP; encoded by the coding sequence ATGTTAAAAAATATTTCTTTGTTTGCTTTAATTATGGTAATTGCGGTTGGCTGCGCGGATCCGATCAGCGTAACGGAGTCTGAAGCACCTGCTGTACAATCAGAACGTGGAAGGTTCATGCCGCCTGATGGCGCGCGTTTCCCTGATCAGACCATCGCAGCCTTTGTGGTTGACCAGGTCGATCAAACGGGTGAGTTTTCTGTGTTACTCGAAGCGGTAAGCCGCGCCGGCCTCGTAGATGCACTAACAACCAACAAGCCGCTAACGGTATTTGCACCAACAAACGATGCATTTATAAAGTTACTCGGTGACCTGGGTGTTGGTAGTCTTGATGAACTCATTGACGTTATCGGAATCGATGGTTTGACCGATGTGCTACTGTATCACATCGTTTCTGGCCGCGCTACAGCTGAGGTTGTGCTTGGCTCCAGTTCCTTGACAACCCTTCAAGGTGGATCACTTGTGCCTGGTCTCGGTGACGGTGGCGCATTTTTGACTGATGAAAACGGACGGACCTCAAACATTCTGGCGGTTAATTTCCTGCCTCGGAATGGTGTTGTTCATGTTATCGACACAGTAGTCCTGCCGTAA
- a CDS encoding alpha/beta hydrolase-fold protein has product MKSPRHPLTLTFIICMLVAYAIPLHAQEKVSRVSLPGTEIRSLKSTNTGEQYDIYVHPVANADPHARYPVVFILDAQWDFPMITGIYGGLNYDEFVPNVILVGITYSGDNPDYGSLRAMDMTPTALANVPGSGRAPQFLSFIKEELIPFVEAEYNADSAGRTLMGSSYGGLFTVYALLHEPDLFTRYVAPSSAFHWDNGVIFQYEEALGKERSDLPVKLFMTAGEQEGVGMIDPMFKLKKALESRNYPNLKVDATVVQGARHSSVKPESFMRGMRYVFAPDTLQLAPELLAPVAGKYKLDIPEPEEIILTITQEGNQLFAESQWDWGKIELFAESETTFFFEQFNGRIMIERNGDEMINKLKIDLGSVLTAHRIEE; this is encoded by the coding sequence ATGAAGTCACCTCGACACCCACTTACGCTGACCTTCATTATCTGTATGCTAGTTGCATACGCCATTCCCCTCCATGCACAGGAAAAAGTGTCTCGCGTATCTTTGCCCGGCACTGAAATCAGATCATTGAAATCCACAAACACAGGTGAGCAGTACGACATCTATGTACATCCTGTAGCCAACGCCGACCCCCATGCACGCTACCCTGTTGTATTCATCCTCGACGCCCAGTGGGACTTTCCTATGATCACTGGCATTTATGGCGGACTCAACTACGACGAGTTTGTACCCAACGTTATTCTGGTTGGCATCACCTACAGTGGAGACAACCCCGATTATGGCAGCCTCCGTGCAATGGACATGACGCCTACAGCGTTGGCAAACGTACCCGGATCAGGCCGGGCACCCCAGTTTTTGTCGTTTATCAAAGAAGAGCTGATTCCTTTTGTTGAGGCTGAGTACAACGCAGATTCCGCCGGCCGCACCTTGATGGGTAGCTCGTACGGCGGCTTGTTTACGGTGTATGCACTCTTGCACGAACCTGACTTATTCACGCGCTATGTTGCCCCGAGCAGCGCGTTTCATTGGGATAATGGGGTCATCTTTCAGTATGAAGAAGCGCTGGGAAAGGAGCGATCTGATTTACCGGTCAAGCTGTTCATGACGGCCGGCGAACAGGAAGGCGTCGGCATGATCGATCCCATGTTCAAGCTCAAAAAAGCCTTGGAGAGCCGCAACTACCCCAACCTCAAGGTAGATGCCACCGTGGTACAAGGCGCCCGGCACTCCAGCGTCAAGCCTGAATCTTTCATGCGGGGGATGCGCTACGTGTTTGCCCCTGACACACTCCAACTCGCTCCGGAACTGCTGGCACCTGTTGCCGGCAAATACAAGCTTGATATTCCAGAACCTGAAGAAATTATTCTTACCATCACCCAGGAAGGCAACCAGCTTTTTGCTGAGTCTCAGTGGGATTGGGGGAAAATTGAGCTGTTTGCTGAATCTGAGACTACGTTTTTCTTCGAGCAATTTAATGGCCGAATCATGATTGAGCGGAATGGGGATGAGATGATCAACAAGTTAAAGATCGATCTGGGCAGTGTGCTGACGGCGCATCGAATAGAGGAATAG